Proteins co-encoded in one Enterobacter sp. R4-368 genomic window:
- the hisG gene encoding ATP phosphoribosyltransferase, with amino-acid sequence MLDNSRLRIAIQKSGRLSDDSRELLARCGIKINLHTQRLIALAENMPIDILRVRDDDIPGLVMDGVVDLGIIGENVLEEELLTRRAQGEDPRYFTLRRLDFGGCRLSLATPVDESWSGPQALDGKRIATSYPHLLKRYLDQKGVSFKSCLLNGSVEVAPRAGLADAICDLVSTGATLEANGLREVEVIYRSKACLIQRDGEMTDAKQQLIDKLLTRIQGVIQARESKYIMMHAPSERLEEVVALLPGAERPTILPLAGDQQRVAMHMVSSETLFWETMEKLKALGASSILVLPIEKMME; translated from the coding sequence ATGTTAGACAACTCGCGTTTACGCATAGCTATTCAGAAATCCGGCCGCCTGAGCGATGATTCACGCGAACTCCTGGCCCGCTGCGGGATTAAAATTAACCTGCACACCCAGCGCCTGATCGCCCTGGCAGAAAATATGCCGATTGATATTCTGCGCGTACGCGATGATGACATTCCGGGCCTTGTGATGGACGGTGTCGTTGATTTGGGCATCATCGGCGAAAACGTGCTGGAAGAAGAGCTGCTGACCCGCCGCGCGCAGGGTGAAGATCCGCGCTATTTCACCCTGCGTCGCCTCGATTTCGGCGGCTGCCGCCTGTCGCTGGCAACGCCGGTGGATGAAAGCTGGAGCGGGCCGCAAGCGCTGGATGGTAAACGTATCGCCACCTCTTATCCGCACCTGTTAAAACGCTATCTCGATCAGAAAGGCGTCTCTTTTAAATCTTGTCTGTTAAATGGTTCTGTTGAAGTCGCCCCGCGTGCAGGTCTGGCGGATGCGATTTGCGATCTGGTTTCGACCGGCGCGACACTCGAAGCTAATGGCCTGCGCGAAGTGGAAGTGATTTACCGCTCCAAAGCCTGCCTGATCCAGCGCGACGGCGAAATGACCGATGCCAAACAGCAACTTATCGACAAACTGCTGACCCGTATTCAGGGTGTTATCCAGGCGCGCGAATCGAAATACATCATGATGCACGCGCCAAGCGAGCGTCTGGAAGAGGTCGTTGCTCTGCTGCCTGGCGCTGAACGCCCCACCATTCTGCCGCTAGCGGGCGATCAACAGCGTGTGGCAATGCACATGGTCAGCAGCGAAACCCTGTTCTGGGAAACCATGGAAAAACTGAAGGCGCTGGGAGCAAGTTCCATTCTGGTGCTGCCGATTGAGAAGATGATGGAGTAA
- the tsuB gene encoding thiosulfate utilization sulfurtransferase TsuB/YeeD, whose product MAVKKLDVVTQVCPFPLIEAKAALAEMARGDELIIEFDCTQATEAIPQWAAEEGHTITDYQQVGDAAWSITVQKA is encoded by the coding sequence ATGGCTGTAAAAAAACTGGACGTGGTAACGCAGGTTTGCCCGTTTCCTCTGATAGAAGCAAAAGCGGCGCTGGCGGAGATGGCCCGCGGCGATGAATTGATTATTGAGTTCGACTGCACCCAGGCGACGGAAGCTATCCCACAATGGGCGGCGGAAGAGGGCCACACCATTACGGATTACCAACAGGTTGGCGACGCCGCCTGGAGTATTACCGTGCAGAAAGCGTAA
- the dacD gene encoding serine-type D-Ala-D-Ala carboxypeptidase DacD, whose amino-acid sequence MKRRLFVASLLAVCVNYAYADDLPFAPQPPAIQAGSWVLMDYTTGQILTAGNEHQQRNPASLTKLMTGYVVDRAIDSHRISADDVVTVGKDAWAKGNPVFDGSSLMFLKPGDRLTVRDLSRGLIVDSGNDACVALADHVAGGQPQFVAMMNDYVQKLNLRDTHFETVHGLDAPGQHSSAYDLAVLSRAIIHGEPDFYHMYSEKSLTWNGITQQNRNGLLWDKTLNVDGLKTGHTSGAGFNLIASSVDGERRLIAVVMGADSPKGREEQARKLLHWGQQNFNTVEILRNGKKVGSERVWYGDKEQVDVGTDRDYWLVLPKAELQNVKAKYVLDSKELDAPLAAHQRVGEIQLYDRDKVIAHWPLVTLDSVRKGGLFSRLSDYFHHKG is encoded by the coding sequence TTGAAACGCCGTTTGTTTGTTGCTTCTTTGCTGGCGGTTTGCGTTAACTACGCTTACGCCGACGACTTACCTTTTGCCCCTCAGCCCCCGGCAATTCAGGCGGGCTCCTGGGTATTGATGGACTACACCACCGGGCAAATCTTAACGGCGGGCAATGAACATCAGCAACGTAACCCGGCGAGCCTGACCAAACTGATGACCGGCTACGTGGTTGACCGCGCCATCGATAGCCACCGCATCAGCGCTGATGATGTCGTCACCGTTGGAAAAGACGCCTGGGCAAAAGGAAACCCGGTGTTCGATGGTTCTTCACTGATGTTCCTCAAACCGGGCGATCGGCTGACGGTGCGTGATTTGAGCCGCGGTTTGATTGTTGATTCCGGTAACGATGCCTGCGTGGCGCTGGCGGATCACGTGGCGGGCGGGCAGCCGCAGTTTGTCGCCATGATGAATGATTACGTCCAGAAGCTGAATCTGCGTGATACCCATTTTGAAACCGTGCACGGGCTGGATGCACCGGGTCAGCACAGCTCGGCGTATGACCTGGCGGTGCTCTCGCGCGCCATCATTCATGGCGAGCCGGATTTCTACCATATGTACAGTGAAAAAAGCCTGACGTGGAACGGCATTACCCAGCAAAACCGCAACGGTTTACTCTGGGATAAGACGCTGAATGTTGACGGGCTGAAAACCGGCCATACGTCTGGCGCAGGTTTTAACCTGATTGCCTCAAGCGTGGACGGAGAACGTCGCCTGATTGCGGTGGTAATGGGCGCCGACAGCCCGAAAGGGCGTGAAGAGCAGGCTCGTAAGCTGCTGCACTGGGGCCAGCAGAACTTTAATACCGTGGAAATTTTGCGTAACGGTAAAAAAGTCGGAAGTGAGCGCGTGTGGTACGGCGATAAAGAGCAGGTTGATGTTGGCACCGATCGGGATTACTGGCTGGTGCTGCCGAAAGCGGAACTGCAAAACGTAAAAGCCAAATATGTACTGGACAGCAAGGAGCTGGATGCGCCGCTGGCAGCACATCAGCGCGTGGGGGAAATCCAGCTTTATGACCGCGATAAAGTGATCGCGCACTGGCCGCTGGTCACGCTGGATAGCGTCCGCAAAGGCGGCTTGTTCTCGCGTCTTAGTGATTACTTCCACCACAAAGGCTGA
- the sbcB gene encoding exodeoxyribonuclease I produces MSDSAATPTFLFHDYETFGTSPALDRPAQFAAIRTDADFNIIGEPEVFYCKPADDYLPQPEAVLITGITPQIARAKGENEAAFAKRIHDLFTVPNTCVLGYNNVRFDDEVTRNIFYRNFYDPYAWSWQNHNSRWDLLDVMRACYALRPDGINWPENEDGLPSFRLEHLTKANGIEHANAHDAMADVYATIAMAQLVKAKQPKLFDYLFSHRHKQKLATLIDVPQMKPLVHVSGMFGAWRGNTSWVAPLAWHPENRNAVIMVDLAGDMSPLLELDTDALRERLYTPKAELGDSAAVPVKLVHLNKCPILAQANTLRPHDAERLGINRQQCLDNLQILRDNPQVREKVLAIFAEAEPFVPSENVDAQIYNGFFSDADRAAMKILLETEPRNLPALDITFADARIEKLLFNYRARNFPGTLDEHEQQRWLTHRRNVFTPEFLQQYAETLQALFQQYEGDSEKQALLKALWQYAEEIV; encoded by the coding sequence GTGTCTGATTCCGCCGCAACGCCCACTTTTCTCTTTCACGATTACGAAACTTTCGGTACCAGCCCGGCGCTGGATCGTCCGGCGCAGTTCGCCGCGATTCGCACCGACGCGGATTTCAACATTATTGGCGAGCCGGAAGTCTTCTATTGCAAACCGGCGGACGACTATCTGCCGCAGCCGGAAGCGGTGCTGATAACCGGTATCACCCCGCAAATTGCCCGCGCTAAAGGCGAGAACGAAGCGGCTTTCGCCAAACGTATTCACGATCTGTTCACCGTGCCGAACACTTGTGTGCTCGGTTACAACAATGTGCGTTTTGACGACGAAGTGACGCGCAATATTTTCTACCGCAACTTCTACGATCCTTACGCCTGGAGCTGGCAAAACCATAATTCACGCTGGGATTTGCTGGACGTTATGCGCGCCTGCTACGCCCTGCGCCCGGACGGGATTAACTGGCCGGAAAATGAAGACGGTCTGCCCAGTTTCCGCCTTGAGCACCTGACAAAAGCCAACGGCATTGAACACGCCAACGCCCACGATGCAATGGCGGATGTTTACGCCACTATCGCCATGGCGCAACTGGTGAAAGCGAAGCAGCCGAAGTTGTTCGACTACCTGTTCAGCCATCGCCATAAGCAGAAGCTGGCGACGCTGATCGATGTGCCGCAAATGAAACCGCTGGTGCATGTCTCCGGGATGTTTGGTGCCTGGCGCGGTAACACCAGTTGGGTGGCACCTCTGGCCTGGCACCCGGAAAACCGCAACGCGGTGATTATGGTGGATCTGGCGGGAGACATGTCGCCGCTGCTGGAACTGGATACCGATGCGCTGCGCGAAAGGCTGTATACACCGAAAGCGGAACTCGGCGATAGCGCGGCGGTGCCCGTGAAACTGGTGCATCTGAATAAGTGCCCGATCCTGGCGCAGGCCAATACGCTGCGCCCGCACGACGCCGAGCGGCTGGGCATTAACCGCCAGCAGTGCCTGGATAATCTGCAAATTCTGCGCGATAACCCCCAGGTGCGCGAGAAAGTGCTGGCGATTTTCGCCGAGGCGGAACCGTTTGTCCCTTCTGAGAACGTGGACGCACAAATCTACAACGGCTTTTTCAGCGATGCCGACCGCGCTGCGATGAAAATTTTGCTGGAAACCGAGCCGCGCAACCTGCCCGCGCTGGACATCACCTTTGCCGATGCGCGCATTGAAAAACTGCTGTTTAACTACCGGGCGCGTAACTTCCCCGGCACGCTGGATGAGCACGAACAGCAGCGCTGGCTTACGCATCGCCGCAATGTCTTCACTCCCGAGTTTTTGCAGCAATACGCCGAAACGCTGCAGGCGCTGTTCCAGCAATATGAAGGCGATAGTGAAAAGCAGGCGCTGTTGAAAGCGCTGTGGCAGTACGCCGAAGAGATTGTCTGA
- a CDS encoding APC family permease, with the protein MTHNVTPKTSRVELRKTLTLIPVVMMGLAYMQPMTLFDTFGIVSGLTDGHVATAYAFALVAILFTALSYGKLVRRFPSAGSAYTYAQKSISPAVGFMVGWSSLLDYLFMPMINILLAKIYFEALVPSVPSWIFVVALVAFMTVSNLRSIKTVANFNTLIVILQMGIVAVIVGLIIYGVSHGEGAGTLVSSRPFWSEGAHVVPMITGATILCFSFLGFDGISSLSEETKDAERVIPRAIFLTALIGGMVFIGASYFLQLYFPDISRFKEPDASQPEIMLYVAGKTFQWGVLIFSSVTVLASGMAAHAGVSRLMYVMGRDGVFPTRFFGYIHPKWRTPAWNVLLVGAIALLAIRFDLVTATALINFGALVAFTFVNLSVISQFWIREKRNKTLKDHFNYLVLPVCGALTVGALWINLEQSSMILGLIWGGIGLVYLACVTRSFRNPVPQYEDIAQ; encoded by the coding sequence ATGACGCATAACGTTACTCCAAAAACCTCTCGCGTGGAATTACGTAAGACGCTTACGTTGATTCCGGTTGTAATGATGGGCCTGGCCTATATGCAGCCAATGACGCTGTTCGATACGTTTGGTATCGTCTCTGGCCTGACCGATGGCCATGTGGCAACCGCGTATGCCTTTGCGTTGGTCGCTATCCTCTTTACTGCGCTGAGCTACGGTAAGCTGGTACGCCGCTTCCCGTCTGCTGGCTCTGCGTATACCTACGCTCAGAAATCCATCTCCCCGGCCGTCGGCTTTATGGTGGGCTGGTCGTCGCTGCTGGACTATCTGTTCATGCCGATGATCAACATTCTGCTGGCGAAAATTTACTTTGAAGCGCTGGTGCCTTCGGTGCCGTCGTGGATTTTCGTGGTGGCGCTGGTGGCCTTTATGACGGTCTCCAACCTGCGCAGCATCAAAACCGTGGCGAACTTCAACACCCTGATCGTTATCCTGCAAATGGGGATTGTCGCCGTCATCGTTGGTTTGATCATCTACGGTGTTTCCCACGGCGAAGGTGCTGGCACGCTGGTAAGTTCCCGCCCGTTCTGGTCTGAAGGCGCCCATGTCGTGCCGATGATCACTGGCGCGACTATCCTGTGCTTCTCGTTCCTCGGCTTTGACGGTATCTCTTCTCTTTCCGAAGAGACCAAAGATGCTGAGCGCGTGATCCCGCGCGCCATCTTCCTGACTGCGCTGATCGGCGGCATGGTATTTATCGGGGCCTCTTACTTCCTGCAACTTTACTTCCCGGACATCTCCCGCTTTAAAGAGCCGGATGCTTCTCAGCCGGAAATCATGCTGTACGTTGCGGGTAAAACCTTCCAGTGGGGCGTGCTGATTTTCTCCAGCGTGACCGTGCTGGCGTCCGGTATGGCCGCGCATGCGGGCGTTTCCCGTCTGATGTACGTGATGGGACGTGATGGCGTATTCCCGACCCGTTTCTTCGGTTATATCCATCCGAAATGGCGCACTCCGGCGTGGAACGTGCTGCTGGTTGGCGCAATTGCGCTGCTGGCGATCCGTTTTGACCTCGTCACGGCCACGGCGCTGATTAACTTTGGTGCGCTGGTGGCGTTCACCTTCGTTAACTTGTCGGTGATCTCCCAGTTCTGGATCCGCGAAAAACGCAACAAGACGCTGAAAGACCATTTCAACTATCTGGTGCTGCCAGTGTGCGGTGCGCTGACGGTTGGCGCTCTGTGGATCAACCTTGAGCAAAGCTCGATGATCCTGGGGCTTATCTGGGGCGGTATCGGCCTGGTTTACCTGGCATGTGTGACGCGCAGCTTCCGCAATCCAGTCCCGCAGTACGAAGATATCGCGCAGTAA
- a CDS encoding SDR family oxidoreductase — protein MKKVAIIGLGWLGMPLALSLTARGWQVTGSKTSQDGVEAARMCGIESYVLNLEPELVCESVDLDALMQVDALVITLPARRSGPGEEFYLQAMQEIVDSALAYRIPRIIFTSSTSVYGDAPGVIKETTPRQPVTASGRVLKELEDWLHNLPGTSVDILRLAGLVGPARHPGRFLAGKTAPNGQHGVNLVHLEDVIAAITLLLQAPKGGHIYNLCAPGHPSRKSFYTAMARQLGLTPPTFTASRSDDEKGKIIDGSRICNELGFDYLYPDPAQMPLA, from the coding sequence ATGAAAAAGGTCGCGATTATCGGATTAGGATGGCTGGGAATGCCGCTGGCACTGTCATTAACAGCGCGAGGCTGGCAAGTTACCGGCAGTAAAACCAGCCAGGATGGCGTCGAGGCGGCGCGTATGTGCGGCATCGAAAGTTATGTGCTCAACCTTGAACCAGAATTAGTCTGCGAATCGGTGGATCTGGATGCGCTGATGCAGGTCGATGCGTTAGTTATCACCCTCCCGGCGCGCCGCAGCGGCCCCGGCGAAGAGTTCTATCTGCAAGCGATGCAGGAGATTGTCGACAGCGCGCTGGCTTATCGCATACCGCGTATTATTTTTACCAGTTCCACCTCTGTTTATGGCGATGCGCCCGGTGTCATCAAAGAAACCACGCCGCGCCAGCCTGTTACCGCAAGCGGACGGGTGCTGAAAGAGCTGGAAGACTGGCTGCATAATTTGCCTGGCACATCGGTGGATATTTTACGCCTGGCAGGGCTGGTGGGACCGGCGCGCCATCCGGGGCGCTTTCTGGCCGGAAAAACCGCGCCTAACGGCCAGCACGGCGTTAATCTGGTGCATCTCGAAGATGTTATCGCCGCGATTACCTTGTTGCTGCAGGCACCGAAAGGCGGACACATCTATAATCTTTGTGCGCCGGGACATCCGTCGCGCAAAAGTTTCTACACGGCAATGGCGCGACAGCTTGGCCTTACGCCGCCCACCTTCACCGCGTCGCGCAGCGATGATGAGAAGGGAAAAATCATAGACGGTAGCCGTATTTGCAATGAACTGGGCTTTGACTATCTTTATCCGGATCCGGCTCAGATGCCGCTGGCGTAA
- the tsuA gene encoding thiosulfate utilization transporter TsuA/YeeE, translating into MFSMILSGLICGALLGFVMQRGRFCLTGGFRDMYIAKNNRMFYALLIAIAIQSVGVFALIQSGVLQYNAGTFPWLGTVVGGYIFGLGIVYAGGCATGTWYRAGEGLIGSWIALFTYMVMSAVMRSPHADGINGLLKTYSTEHNSIAETFGVSVWPFIALLLAVTLWAVARELRKPKLKIASLPPRRTGLAHLLFEKRWHPFVTAVLIGLIALLAWPLSEATGRMFGLGITSPTANILQFLVAGQSKFLNWGVFLVLGIFLGSFIAAKASREFRVRAADAQTTLCSGFGGLLMGVGASMAGGCSIGNGLVMTAMMTWQGWVGLVFMILGVWTASWFLYVRPQRKAKLAAAAA; encoded by the coding sequence ATGTTTTCAATGATATTGAGTGGATTGATTTGCGGCGCACTGCTGGGGTTTGTGATGCAGCGCGGGCGCTTCTGCCTGACCGGCGGATTTCGCGATATGTATATCGCCAAAAATAACCGGATGTTTTATGCCCTGTTGATTGCCATCGCCATTCAAAGCGTGGGTGTCTTTGCCTTAATCCAGAGCGGAGTGCTGCAATACAATGCCGGGACGTTCCCGTGGCTTGGCACTGTTGTTGGCGGGTACATTTTCGGACTGGGGATTGTCTATGCTGGCGGTTGCGCGACAGGCACCTGGTACCGTGCAGGGGAAGGGCTGATCGGGAGCTGGATTGCGCTGTTTACCTATATGGTAATGAGCGCGGTTATGCGTTCCCCACATGCAGACGGCATTAATGGGTTGCTGAAAACCTACAGCACCGAACATAACTCGATTGCCGAAACTTTCGGTGTCTCTGTCTGGCCCTTTATCGCCCTGCTGCTTGCCGTCACGCTGTGGGCAGTTGCCAGAGAGCTGCGTAAGCCGAAGCTGAAGATTGCGTCATTACCGCCGCGTCGCACCGGGCTTGCACATCTGCTGTTTGAAAAGCGCTGGCATCCTTTTGTCACTGCGGTACTTATCGGTCTTATCGCACTGCTGGCCTGGCCGCTCAGTGAAGCGACTGGCCGTATGTTTGGCCTCGGCATTACCTCACCCACCGCCAACATTTTGCAGTTCCTGGTGGCGGGGCAGAGTAAGTTCCTCAACTGGGGCGTCTTCCTGGTGCTGGGGATTTTCCTGGGGTCGTTTATTGCCGCGAAAGCCAGCCGCGAGTTTCGCGTACGCGCGGCGGATGCGCAAACCACGCTGTGCAGCGGGTTTGGTGGCCTGCTGATGGGCGTGGGAGCCAGTATGGCCGGCGGTTGTTCGATTGGTAATGGTCTGGTAATGACCGCGATGATGACCTGGCAGGGCTGGGTCGGGCTGGTATTTATGATCCTTGGCGTATGGACGGCGTCATGGTTTTTATATGTCCGTCCGCAGCGCAAAGCGAAACTGGCGGCGGCTGCGGCTTAA
- the hisL gene encoding his operon leader peptide, with product MTRVQFKHHHHHHHPD from the coding sequence ATGACCCGCGTTCAATTTAAACACCACCATCATCACCATCATCCTGACTAG